In the genome of Arenicella xantha, the window GAGCCACAACAAAATAGTTCTGAGCAACAACGCCTGCAAGCAATACTTGATCAAGTAGTCGTCAACATGGGTTTGCCTAACGACATGCAAATCACTGTCCACTATAGTGACGACACAACGGTTAATGCGTTCGCGACACTCGGCGGGCATATCGTTATGTTTAAAGGCTTGCTAGATCAGCTTCCCAATGAGCAAGCCATCGCCGCCGTATTGGCGCATGAAATAGCCCACGTCAAATTACGTCATCCAATTGTTGCCGCTGGGCGCGGTTTTACCCTGCTAACACTAGGCGCCGTAATCAGTGGATCATCGAGCAGCACAGCCGGACAATGGCTAATCGGCAGCTCTACCAACTTACAATTGATGCAATTCTCACGCAAACAGGAGCTCGCAGCTGATCGTTTAGCCGCCGAAGCAATGCTCGCCACCTACGGAAGTATCGACGGCTTACTAGCGGTATTCGATTTGTTCACAACTCTCGAAGCTGACAGCGCCTTCACCGCATTAGATGTTGAAGCCCTGCGCAGCCACCCTTATTCGCACAAGCGACGACGAGCTATTGAAAAAATTGCACCAAGCAGCAAGCGTTCACAGCAACACTAAGAATTGACTGAAGTTTCAAATTGAGCTCAATCAGCGCTTGCCATTCCCCCTAAAAAATGAAATTGTAACGGCATGAAAACTAAGAAAAATATTGTAGACAACTGGCTCCCCAGATACACCGGCATGGAACTCGAAGGTTTCGGGAAGTACATTCTTTTAACCAACTTCGCCAACTATCTGGATTTATTTGCAGCGCAAGCTGGTGCTGAGATCGTCGGACGCGATAAACCCATGCCGTGCGCCACTGCCAATGGCATTACCATGATCAACTTTGGCATGGGATCACCCAATACCGCCACTATTTGTGACCTATTGAGTGCAATCAAGCCCGAAGCGGTGCTGTTCTTGGGTAAATGCGGCGGCCTTAAAAAGAAAAATTCTGTTGGCGATTTAATTTTGCCCATCGCCGCCATCCGCGGCGAAGGAACCAGTAACGACTATATGTTGCCGGAAGTACCTGCATTACCAGCGTTCGCACTGCAAAAAGCCATCAGTACCACGATTCGTGACCACCAAGAAGACTATTGGACCGGAACCGTTTACACCACCAATCGTCGGGTATGGGAACACGACAAAAACTTTAAGCGCTACCTGCGTAAAACGCGAGCAATGGCGATTGATATGGAAACTGCCACGTTGTTCTCAGCCGCATTTAAAAACAAATTTTCAGCTGGCGCACTATTGTTGGTAAGCGATGTACCCATGACTCCAGAAGGCGTAAAAACCGATACCAGTGATGCCGAAGCAACTAAAAGCTATGCACAAATGCATGTAGACATTGGCATTGATAGCCTGAAGCAATTAATTAACAACGCACTCACCGTGAAGCACTTGCAGTTTTAATTAAATGGCCAACAATATTGAGATAAAAGCACGGGCGGCGGCATTCGACACTCAGCGCGAAATCGCCCGTGGAATAAGCAACGCATCATCAGTGTTCACGCAACAAGACACATTTTTCAATGTGCCAGAAGGGCGGCTTAAACTCCGTGAGCTCAGGGATGCCGACGCGCAACTCATTTTTTATCAGCGTATCAATCAAAGCGGGCCAACATTGTCGGACTATCACATTAGCGAATTGCCCGACGCCACTGGGATGAAGTCGGTTCTCTCCAAAGCATACGGAGTGCGCCAAATCGTCAGCAAGCAGCGTGAATTATTTATGGTTGGCCGCACGCGAATTCATTTTGACACGGTCAACGATCTCGGTCAGTTCATCGAACTTGAAGTAGTTCTCAACGACGGTGACTCCATTCCCGAGGCAAATGCCGAAGCTAAGCGGCTAATGAACCAACTTGCTATTCAACCCGAGCATTTGGTCGACGTGGCCTACGTTGATTTATTGGATATTGCCGCATGACCCGCTTAATCCTAATCGGCGCGCTTCTGCTCGGCTTAATCGGCTGCAGCCAACCACCTGCAGCCACCAGCTTGTACAGTAACGAACAACAAGCCTTAGAAGCCAGCACTCAAGCACTCACTGAATGGGCTAACCAGCTACTCAGCCAGGTAGCAGAGAACAATGTTGACGTGCAAAATGCATTTAGTTTGGTGGAAGTTGAACAACAGCGAGAGTTAACTAGCGAAGAGCTTGAGACCTTCGAGCACGCACAGCAAGATATACAACGGCGCAATGCGGAAATTTCAGCACTGTTTGAGCAAAGCAATAGCCTGCAAGTGGCGTTATTCGACTCGCTTTACCAATTACTTGGAAAGCTCGATGCCGGTGCACAGTTTTGCGGACTAGCCGATTCCTCTGACTCCAATTTGGCCTTGATCGCCAAACCTAGTCAAACCGCTTGGCCGGAACTCGAAAGTGCCTATGTCAACGCGCTCGCCGCAGGCCAACAAGCATTGAACAACAACGCACAATATCCATGTGAGCAATTTGAATCAGACTATGAACCCCTGCTCGCAAACCTGCGTCTACGTGTTGACGAAGTGAACGCTCTGATGGGTTCATTGGTTTTCTAATTAGTTCTCACAATTGCTTGTAAACGTATCGCAATGCGGCAATTACCGCCGCTACCTGCGCCTGAATACAGTTTTCATCATCCACTAACGGGCTGTCAGGATACACTTCGGTCGTGGTACAGAAATCCGCATCACTAAATCCCGTGCACAAGGACAAATCCTTCACCGCATAATTAATAACACCAGGCTGAGTGATTCGCTCCCCTATAATCCGCCCGTCCTCATCAGAAGGCGCAATATGCGTAACCGCTTCAACCGCGGCAATAATCTCTGCTTGAAAAGCATCTCGAGGGTTCTCCGAATCGCCCACTAGATAGAAGCCATCTGGAATATCCCAGATCGCATGCTCGACATTATCGCGAGCCGCAAGTGCAGGCCGAAACTCCGAATTATCGGTGTCAGTGGTTTCATGTAGGTCAATATGCAGCGTAATCGTGTCCGTAATGGAGTTGACATATGCCATCAAGGCAGCCGCTTCTTGCGACGGGGAATTTTTCTCAAAAGACCGATTTGGATCAATCGCGTAAGGGTTCCAACGGTTAATCGTCTCGTAAGCCCAGGGGCTAATACAAGGCGCGATAATCAGATTAAACTGTTGGCTAAATTCCGGTGCATGCAGCACTAGAAAACGTAACGCACCTTGCACACCGCTGGTTTCATAGCCATGCACACCACCGGTAATAAGCGCAACCGGCTTGTCACACTGCCAGTTAGAGGATTTAGCTGCGAACAATGGGTACCGGTCGGGGTCGTAACTTAAAGCGCCATATTGTTCTACCGTTAAACATGCATCAACGGCTGACAACTTGGCCAATACCTCGTCGGCGTATTGTCGTTGTATCGACTGCATCGCCAACCACGCGCCACGTTCTGCACTGGCCCAAGGCTTACCAGGTTGCCCAACGGCGTATCGAGTGTCTTCATTCATAAATGTGCAAGAGGACCCAGCCTCAGAAAGTTATAGGTTTACGTTTTGTTTCAAATGACCGCGAATATCCACCGCCAGCTTGAGAAACACTAACAACACTAGAGCAGCCAAGGCATTGCCGAATACTGAAACTAAGCCACCGCCTACGATGATCGTGACATGCATCATAATGATTCTTGGGTAAATACTGTCTTTCGAGATATCGGCGCCTTGGCTTATGGTCGATTTTAATGCCACCAAATGACTTACCGTCATGGCCAGCAACGCAGGCCATAAGGTAAACATGTACTGCTTAACGCGCACTAAGTCACCACTAATCCCCGGCGCTGAACCAGATTCATCAAATCCCGTCACAAACAGCGTCCAAATAAACAAGAAATGTATCGCCATAAACGCCCCAGCGTGCGCCACGGTAAACAGACTCATCAAGGTTCCGGCAATCGGTCGTTTAATGATCATGCCTAAGCAGGTCACTAATACAATAATTCCGGTTTCAGCCCAGTACAACACCATAATCGCACTCAGGTCCCAGCGCAAAAACAGCACGCCAAACAACGGCACCAAGTTCGCTAGAATCAATAATACAAGGGACCCACGACCAGTCGAATTCTCACTCTGGGTTAGCGACTGCGATTGTGGCACAGCCTCAATCGGTACCGATGCGTGGACGCTAGACTCTAACGCGTCAAGATTGGTCTCGCGCATTTTATTTAGACTAACAGCTTGCTTAAAGTGGTTTAGATCAAGCAGCGTCATGTCCGAACCAAAAGCCGAATTATCATTGCTAAGCTCAGTGATGATTTTGATCTGTTTTCCGCTACGCGCGAATATCGAGTTTGGTTCGGCATCGACTAAGATCGCGTCGTTAATTTCCTTAGCCGCCAAAGTAAAACGAACCCCAATACCCGGCACCCCAAGCACGAAATCAACCATGCCTGCTTGCACCACAACAACCATTCGCCCGAACATGAGCACCAGCGTTGCAAACAACAAAAGCACAGTTGGCAAGGTCCAAATCACCAGCCAAAAGGTAACGAACAGCGCCGCAATAAGCGAGAACAACTCATCCGCGTTAGACCACAACCCCACTGCCTGCTTGAGCACTGTCAGTTCCACAGCGCTCAACACCAATGTTATCAAACCCAGCACCAGCATAACTTTAACCGACTTAGCCAGCGGTGATACCAGTTCATAGTCAGGATTACCGCGCACGGCTGACCCAAGCCGAATGCCAAAGCGATTATTTCTTAGAAAGTGTTTCAATAACATGCTAATCCAGCACTCTATGTCAGTGCCATCTGCTTAATTAAACTCCAGGCGCTAAACTGAAGATCTTAACCTAAAGCATAGTTCCCCTAACCGCAGAGACCTTTGATATAGTTATCGGCTCCACGATTCAGACAATAATAAACTTATGAAATCACTGACTCCACTTATTTCCTTGTTGTTAATTGGGGCCTTAACCTCCTGTAGCAACGAAACCACTTCCAGCGCGCCTGAGCAAACAGCTGACGCCAGTACAAGTGCAGCCGCAGCGCCAGCCACAAAACCCGATACTGAAAAACCTTCGCGCTTCGATATCTACTCTGAAGTAGAACTAAATGTCGATATGAGCGCGCTTACCGACCAACAGAAAGAAATGGTCGCGTTACTTATTGATGCAGCAAAAATAACCGACGACATTTTCTGGTTACAAGTATGGGGCGACCGACAGCCTTTGCTTGACAGTATTGATGACCCCAAAGCACGACAGTTCGCATTTTATAATTACGGCCCATGGGACCGCCTCGACGCCGATAAGCCGTTTTTAGCCGATGCTGGACCACGCCCCGAGGGCGCTCGCTTCTACCCCGAAGACATGAGCAAAGGTGAATTTGAGGCATGGGACCAAGTCGGCAAAGACGGCTTGTACTCGATCATCCAGCGCGACGCAGAGGGCAATCTCAAACTAGTGCCTTACACCACCGCTTATCAAGCGCAAATACAAGAGATTGCCGACTTGCTGGATCAAGCCTCAAAACTTGCGGCAGACCAAGGCTTCGCAAATTATCTCACGTTGCGAGCCGAAGCATTACGCAGTAATGATTATCAAGCCTCTGACATGGCATGGATGGAAAACAAAACTAACCCAGTAGAGTTGGTGATTGGCCCAATCGAAACCTACCAAGATGCCTTATTCGGTTATCGAGCCGCCTTTGAAACCTTTGTGCTTATTAAAGACATGGCTTGGAGTGAGAGACTCGCTCGGTTTGCTAAATATATGCCGGAATTGCAACAAGGCTTGCCGGTTCCCGAGCAATACAAAGCAGAAGTACCTGGGTCCGATGCAGATTTGAACGCCTATGACATGGCCTATTGTGCCGGAGACTGTAATTCCGGCGCGAAAACGATCGCAATCAACTTACCCAACGATGAACAAGTCCAGCTAGAGAAGGGCACGCGTCGACTGCAACTAAAAAATGCTATGCGCGCAAAGTTTGACCAAATATTACTCCCGATTGCCGGCGAATTAATTGCGCCCGACCAACGCGACAACATCACCTTCGACGCATTTTTCGCCAACACCATGTTTCACGAAGTCGCGCATGGCCTCGGCATTAAAAACACTCTCGACGGCTCCGGCACAGTACGACAAGCGCTTAAAGAACACTCATCGGCGCTGGAAGAGGGCAAAGCCGATATTCTCGGGCTATATATGATTCAAGAGCTCCGCGCGAAAGGCGAAATTAGCGAAGGCGAGTTGATGGACAATTATGTGACCTTCTTGGCCGGTATTTTTCGCTCAGTTCGATTTGGAGCTAGTAGCGCACACGGGCGCGCAAACATGATTCGATTTAACTATTTCAGCCAGGCTGGGGCGTTCTCGCGCGATTCAGACACCGGCACATATCGTGTCAATGTTGCCGCGTTCGAACAAGCTGTGAAAGGGTTAAGCACCAAGTTATTAACGCTGCAAGGCGACGGTGATTATCAAACTGTCGCAACCTTTGTGGCCGATAACGGGCAAGTAAGTGAGCAGTTACAAGCCGATCTTGACCGCTTGGCAGCTGCCAGCATTCCGGTCGACATCGTTTACAAGCAAGGCAAAGAAGTATTGGGCTTATAGGTTAAGAGTCCGGTCTAACCAACTTTCTCACTCCGTTGAGAAACAAAAGCCCCTGACAGCATTCGCGGTCAGGGGCTTTTTTCGGCCAGTGTTCGACCGATCTATTTGATGGCGGTATCGAACCTAGCTTGATTCAACCATTAGCTTTTGTCAGCAACCACGATCAATTGATTATTCACCGTCGCAACTGATTCGGTGTTTTCAGCGATACTCTCGACCAAGTCTTTGGCTGCATCGCTCTCAACGGTTCCGTTCAAGGTAACCACCGAGTGATCGGTATCTACGCTAATATCCAAGCCTTTCACCGTGTCTTCCAGCAACAGCTTTGACTTGATTTTGGCGGTGGTTGTGGCGTCCGTCCAATGCTGCGAAAAACTCTTTTGTTCCTCGCGACTCTCGTTCACAACGACATCCTGATCGACAGTGAGTTCATTGTTGACGCTTTCGATGCCATCCACGCCTAGCGCGATTTGTTCCGCCAACTCAGCATGTACCGGACTGTCTACCGTGCCCGACAAGGTCACCGTGTTCATCGCTGTTTTAGTGTTGATCTCAAACGCATTAAGATTGGTATTGAGCATCAAGGCCATTTCCACCTTTCCGTCTAGCCAACCTTGATATGCCTCACCCTTCCACTGCTCTATTGTTGCGGCATCCGCGTTGTCTTGAGTTTTGATCTCGTGTTGACCGGCAAATGCGGCCCCGGAAATCGCTAAACCTAAACCTGCAGCAAGTGCGATTGGCTTTAAGTTAATTAATCTACGGTTATTGGTTTGCATAATGTCGTCTCCAATTTTAGTTTGTTTACAGAATGAGCTGTTGCCGCCGAACTGCGCTCAACAGCGAGTAGTTAGACATCAGCAAATGCCGTGCCAACACAGAAAATGCCAATAAATTCATAAGGACAGCTGCCTCATAACGACATTTAAGGCCGAAGTGACACATTTTTTTGGTGGATATCCACCGATTTAGACGATATCCACCACACTATTAATAAACGACTGCAAATTGATGACGACCATGATCAATTCTTTTAAAGTACCTAGTAAACCCAATCTTAACTATTGATAAACCGTTGATATTAGCGCCAGCATCGCCTAGCGTTGTGAATGAATAACCCCGACATCAACCTGACAGTCGGCCAAATGCCGTGGTTATGGAACTCCGGAACACGCAAACTTGTTAGCACCACATAGCAAACCAACAGCACCATGATTGTACGAAAACTTAGACTTCAACGCGGATGGTCACAAGAACATCTTGCCACGCTCACCGACCTGAACGTTAGAACCATTCAGCGAATTGAGCGCGGACAGCCAGCAAGCTTAGAGTCGCGCAAATCATTAGCTGCGGTATTTGCCGTGGACTTAGCCACCTTCGATTCCGAACCATTAGAAACGGAAGCGAATGGCACCACAATACAACCAAAAACTAACGAGGCGACCATGCAATCCGAATCAATTCAACCCAACTTAACCCAAGCAGAACCCATTCCAACCGTGTCAAAAGATGAAAAACACGCCATTCAATATGTGAAGGGACTCAAAGAGTTTTACTCCCATGCTTTTATGTTTGTTTTCTTTG includes:
- a CDS encoding dipeptidyl-peptidase 3 family protein, whose product is MKSLTPLISLLLIGALTSCSNETTSSAPEQTADASTSAAAAPATKPDTEKPSRFDIYSEVELNVDMSALTDQQKEMVALLIDAAKITDDIFWLQVWGDRQPLLDSIDDPKARQFAFYNYGPWDRLDADKPFLADAGPRPEGARFYPEDMSKGEFEAWDQVGKDGLYSIIQRDAEGNLKLVPYTTAYQAQIQEIADLLDQASKLAADQGFANYLTLRAEALRSNDYQASDMAWMENKTNPVELVIGPIETYQDALFGYRAAFETFVLIKDMAWSERLARFAKYMPELQQGLPVPEQYKAEVPGSDADLNAYDMAYCAGDCNSGAKTIAINLPNDEQVQLEKGTRRLQLKNAMRAKFDQILLPIAGELIAPDQRDNITFDAFFANTMFHEVAHGLGIKNTLDGSGTVRQALKEHSSALEEGKADILGLYMIQELRAKGEISEGELMDNYVTFLAGIFRSVRFGASSAHGRANMIRFNYFSQAGAFSRDSDTGTYRVNVAAFEQAVKGLSTKLLTLQGDGDYQTVATFVADNGQVSEQLQADLDRLAAASIPVDIVYKQGKEVLGL
- a CDS encoding M14 family metallopeptidase, coding for MNEDTRYAVGQPGKPWASAERGAWLAMQSIQRQYADEVLAKLSAVDACLTVEQYGALSYDPDRYPLFAAKSSNWQCDKPVALITGGVHGYETSGVQGALRFLVLHAPEFSQQFNLIIAPCISPWAYETINRWNPYAIDPNRSFEKNSPSQEAAALMAYVNSITDTITLHIDLHETTDTDNSEFRPALAARDNVEHAIWDIPDGFYLVGDSENPRDAFQAEIIAAVEAVTHIAPSDEDGRIIGERITQPGVINYAVKDLSLCTGFSDADFCTTTEVYPDSPLVDDENCIQAQVAAVIAALRYVYKQL
- a CDS encoding DUF6498-containing protein, coding for MLLKHFLRNNRFGIRLGSAVRGNPDYELVSPLAKSVKVMLVLGLITLVLSAVELTVLKQAVGLWSNADELFSLIAALFVTFWLVIWTLPTVLLLFATLVLMFGRMVVVVQAGMVDFVLGVPGIGVRFTLAAKEINDAILVDAEPNSIFARSGKQIKIITELSNDNSAFGSDMTLLDLNHFKQAVSLNKMRETNLDALESSVHASVPIEAVPQSQSLTQSENSTGRGSLVLLILANLVPLFGVLFLRWDLSAIMVLYWAETGIIVLVTCLGMIIKRPIAGTLMSLFTVAHAGAFMAIHFLFIWTLFVTGFDESGSAPGISGDLVRVKQYMFTLWPALLAMTVSHLVALKSTISQGADISKDSIYPRIIMMHVTIIVGGGLVSVFGNALAALVLLVFLKLAVDIRGHLKQNVNL
- a CDS encoding AMP nucleosidase yields the protein MKTKKNIVDNWLPRYTGMELEGFGKYILLTNFANYLDLFAAQAGAEIVGRDKPMPCATANGITMINFGMGSPNTATICDLLSAIKPEAVLFLGKCGGLKKKNSVGDLILPIAAIRGEGTSNDYMLPEVPALPAFALQKAISTTIRDHQEDYWTGTVYTTNRRVWEHDKNFKRYLRKTRAMAIDMETATLFSAAFKNKFSAGALLLVSDVPMTPEGVKTDTSDAEATKSYAQMHVDIGIDSLKQLINNALTVKHLQF
- a CDS encoding M48 family metallopeptidase yields the protein MQFENRQPADGINAPPEHPLKEFTQLLIAVGLTCVALVALLTYIAGQLAHHIPFRYEQDMVANISWLEPQQNSSEQQRLQAILDQVVVNMGLPNDMQITVHYSDDTTVNAFATLGGHIVMFKGLLDQLPNEQAIAAVLAHEIAHVKLRHPIVAAGRGFTLLTLGAVISGSSSSTAGQWLIGSSTNLQLMQFSRKQELAADRLAAEAMLATYGSIDGLLAVFDLFTTLEADSAFTALDVEALRSHPYSHKRRRAIEKIAPSSKRSQQH
- a CDS encoding class IV adenylate cyclase; this encodes MANNIEIKARAAAFDTQREIARGISNASSVFTQQDTFFNVPEGRLKLRELRDADAQLIFYQRINQSGPTLSDYHISELPDATGMKSVLSKAYGVRQIVSKQRELFMVGRTRIHFDTVNDLGQFIELEVVLNDGDSIPEANAEAKRLMNQLAIQPEHLVDVAYVDLLDIAA
- a CDS encoding helix-turn-helix domain-containing protein translates to MIVRKLRLQRGWSQEHLATLTDLNVRTIQRIERGQPASLESRKSLAAVFAVDLATFDSEPLETEANGTTIQPKTNEATMQSESIQPNLTQAEPIPTVSKDEKHAIQYVKGLKEFYSHAFMFVFFAGVIIVTKGIDDAHTLWLLLGWAVGVVIHGLVAYEKINVFTANWERRLVEKKLGKRL
- a CDS encoding BON domain-containing protein; this translates as MQTNNRRLINLKPIALAAGLGLAISGAAFAGQHEIKTQDNADAATIEQWKGEAYQGWLDGKVEMALMLNTNLNAFEINTKTAMNTVTLSGTVDSPVHAELAEQIALGVDGIESVNNELTVDQDVVVNESREEQKSFSQHWTDATTTAKIKSKLLLEDTVKGLDISVDTDHSVVTLNGTVESDAAKDLVESIAENTESVATVNNQLIVVADKS